A single region of the Mannheimia bovis genome encodes:
- the modF gene encoding molybdate ABC transporter ATP-binding protein ModF, with translation MHSQHLTIKEAQFSLAKHQKLTIDELTIQPNTFWVIVGGNGSGKTAFSLALQGKLSLYSGQYENRFQNIQLLSFEQQQKIIEQIFKDRNNDTISPDDFGLTARQVILNGSSKTALCEEYAAKLHIQHLLDRPFIHLSTGESRKVLFCQMLVSDPDLLILDEPFEGLDQQSVQYWTQLISELPAKMALVLIVNRFNDIPDAANHIALLDNLSLILQGKRAEIEQQAVYSQLKFAEENVNVPLPESAAPLTSLPENINPFELENVNIQYGEKKILDNLSWTVHPKQHWWIKGPNGAGKSTLLSIITGDHPQSYANKVRLFGRQRGSGETIWDIKKNIGYVSSQLHMDYRVNCAAIDVIISGFFDSIGVYQQIPNSLQLKAMEWLERLNLASVAKKPFRSLSWGQQRLLLITRAMVKHPPILILDEPLQGLDGINRKLVKQFIEQLVNNSQTQLLFVSHQDSDAPNCITHLFEFVAKGETNEFGYEYQQTELGA, from the coding sequence ATGCACTCACAACATTTAACCATTAAAGAGGCTCAGTTTTCGCTTGCTAAACATCAAAAGCTAACCATTGATGAACTCACTATTCAACCAAATACCTTTTGGGTGATTGTAGGCGGCAACGGCTCTGGCAAAACGGCTTTTTCTCTTGCCTTACAAGGCAAACTCTCGCTATATTCAGGGCAATATGAAAACCGCTTTCAAAATATTCAGCTACTCTCTTTCGAGCAACAACAAAAAATTATTGAGCAGATTTTCAAAGATCGTAACAACGATACTATCTCGCCCGATGATTTCGGCTTAACCGCACGCCAAGTGATTTTAAACGGTAGCTCTAAAACCGCATTATGTGAGGAATATGCAGCAAAACTGCATATTCAGCACTTACTGGATCGCCCTTTTATTCATCTCTCCACCGGCGAAAGTCGCAAGGTGCTATTTTGCCAAATGTTGGTGAGCGATCCTGATTTGCTGATTTTAGACGAGCCTTTTGAGGGTTTAGATCAGCAATCCGTACAGTATTGGACGCAATTAATTTCCGAGCTTCCCGCTAAAATGGCATTAGTGCTGATTGTAAATCGTTTCAATGACATTCCTGATGCTGCTAATCATATTGCCTTATTAGATAACTTGTCGCTGATTTTGCAAGGAAAACGAGCAGAAATCGAACAACAAGCGGTCTATTCTCAGCTAAAATTTGCAGAAGAAAATGTAAATGTGCCACTGCCGGAAAGTGCTGCTCCACTTACTTCTCTACCTGAAAATATCAATCCGTTTGAGCTGGAAAATGTGAATATCCAATATGGAGAGAAGAAGATTTTAGATAATCTCAGCTGGACAGTTCACCCTAAACAACATTGGTGGATTAAAGGACCAAATGGGGCGGGTAAATCGACCCTGCTTTCAATTATCACCGGCGATCATCCACAATCGTATGCCAATAAAGTCCGCCTGTTCGGTCGCCAACGAGGCAGCGGCGAAACCATTTGGGATATTAAGAAAAACATCGGCTACGTCAGCAGCCAATTACATATGGATTATCGGGTAAATTGTGCAGCGATTGATGTGATTATTTCCGGCTTTTTCGACAGTATTGGCGTTTATCAGCAGATCCCGAACAGCTTACAGCTCAAAGCGATGGAGTGGCTGGAACGGTTGAATTTGGCGAGTGTGGCGAAAAAACCGTTCCGCTCGCTCTCGTGGGGACAACAACGCTTGCTACTGATTACCCGAGCGATGGTCAAACACCCGCCGATTTTGATTTTGGACGAACCGCTGCAAGGCTTGGACGGCATTAACCGCAAACTGGTGAAACAGTTTATCGAACAGCTTGTCAATAACAGCCAAACACAGCTTTTATTTGTGTCTCACCAAGACAGCGACGCCCCAAACTGCATTACGCATTTGTTTGAATTTGTGGCGAAAGGGGAAACGAACGAGTTTGGATATGAATATCAGCAAACAGAACTCGGGGCATAA
- the fmt gene encoding methionyl-tRNA formyltransferase gives MSKLNIIFAGTPDFAAQHLQALLNSEHNVIAVYTQPDKPAGRGKKLQASPVKQLAEAHNIPVFQPKSLRKEEAQAELKSLNADVMVVVAYGLILPEVVLNAPKYGCLNVHGSLLPRWRGAAPIQRSIWAGDKETGVTIMQMDIGLDTGDMLHKVTTPIEPNETSASLYAKLAELAPPALLEVLNGLENQTFKAQKQDESQSNYAEKLSKEEAKLDWNLSAIQLERNIRAFNPWPISFLTLEVEGIEQSIKIHQANVLPHQNKVAGSVVNVDKTGIQIATQDGVLNITQLQPAGKKPMSVQDFLNGRADWFKVGEQL, from the coding sequence ATGTCAAAACTCAATATTATCTTTGCCGGCACGCCTGATTTTGCCGCTCAACATTTACAAGCTTTATTAAATTCCGAACATAACGTGATTGCCGTTTACACCCAACCGGATAAACCGGCTGGACGAGGCAAAAAATTACAAGCAAGCCCGGTAAAACAGCTTGCTGAAGCTCATAACATTCCGGTTTTTCAACCGAAATCGCTCCGTAAAGAAGAAGCTCAAGCAGAACTTAAATCCTTAAATGCAGATGTAATGGTGGTTGTAGCTTACGGTTTAATATTGCCTGAAGTGGTATTAAATGCCCCTAAATATGGTTGCTTAAATGTTCACGGTTCACTCTTGCCACGTTGGCGTGGAGCTGCCCCAATTCAACGTTCTATTTGGGCAGGAGATAAAGAGACGGGTGTAACCATTATGCAAATGGATATCGGCTTAGACACTGGCGATATGCTACATAAAGTAACAACACCGATTGAGCCTAATGAAACCTCCGCCTCACTTTACGCCAAACTTGCCGAGCTTGCTCCTCCTGCGTTACTTGAGGTATTAAATGGCTTAGAAAATCAGACATTCAAAGCACAAAAGCAAGACGAAAGCCAATCTAACTATGCGGAGAAACTTTCTAAAGAAGAAGCAAAATTGGATTGGAATTTATCTGCTATACAGCTAGAGCGTAATATCCGAGCCTTCAACCCGTGGCCTATTAGTTTTTTAACGTTAGAGGTGGAAGGAATTGAACAAAGCATCAAAATCCACCAAGCCAATGTTTTACCTCACCAAAATAAAGTAGCGGGTTCAGTAGTGAATGTAGATAAAACCGGCATTCAAATTGCCACTCAAGACGGTGTGTTGAATATTACCCAACTTCAACCGGCGGGCAAAAAACCAATGTCGGTACAAGATTTCCTCAATGGTAGAGCGGATTGGTTTAAAGTAGGCGAACAACTTTAA
- a CDS encoding YigZ family protein, which produces MEFFIPKADTIFEEEIKKSRFITYIRHTEGMEYAKAFWQEMKVLHPHARHWCWATVAGTPNDSQQYGFSDDGEPSGTAGKPMLNYLLGSGLGEITAVVVRYYGGIQLGTGGLVKAYGNGVQQALLQLERIRKVLRKNYRLQCEYEQFNTISHLISGRDIDIIEQHFGEKVDLLLAFNPTEFEPFSEELTQRFSGKLTLIKEDI; this is translated from the coding sequence ATGGAATTTTTTATCCCCAAAGCGGATACAATTTTTGAAGAAGAGATCAAAAAAAGCCGTTTTATTACCTATATTCGCCATACTGAGGGTATGGAGTACGCTAAAGCCTTTTGGCAAGAGATGAAAGTGTTGCATCCACACGCCCGCCATTGGTGCTGGGCAACGGTTGCCGGTACGCCGAATGATTCCCAACAATACGGTTTTTCCGATGATGGCGAGCCGTCCGGCACGGCAGGTAAACCAATGTTAAATTATTTGCTCGGTTCAGGCTTGGGCGAAATTACTGCGGTGGTGGTGCGATATTACGGAGGCATTCAGCTGGGTACGGGCGGATTGGTGAAAGCCTACGGTAACGGTGTTCAGCAGGCATTATTGCAGCTGGAACGAATTCGTAAAGTTTTGCGAAAAAACTACCGCTTGCAGTGTGAATATGAGCAGTTTAATACCATTTCGCATCTAATTAGCGGACGAGATATTGATATTATAGAGCAGCATTTTGGGGAGAAAGTGGATTTATTGCTTGCTTTCAACCCAACAGAATTTGAGCCATTTTCTGAAGAGCTTACCCAGCGTTTTTCGGGCAAATTGACTTTAATTAAAGAAGACATCTAA
- a CDS encoding TrkH family potassium uptake protein, whose protein sequence is MQFFSIIRIVGILVMCFSFTMLVPATVALIYGDGGGRAFLEAFVLNFLVGTLLWWLCRHNKNELRSREGFLIVVLFWVVLGLLGAVPFIILENPDLNVVESIFESFSGLTTTGATVITGLDSLPKAILFYRQFLQWLGGMGIIVLAVAIIPLLGIGGMQLYRAEMPGPLKEQKMRPRIAETAKALWLIYLSLTLLCAFVFWLAGMSAFDAISHSFSTVSIGGFSTHDASIGYFNSPVINYITVFFLLLSACNFALHFAVIDRLRDKQSRKRGDILSRLYWGDYEFRFFLIVQFGLFLICTTVLMAYSYFDTASVTISQALFQSVSISTTAGFTTNDFSQWSSFLPTLLVLASFIGGCAGSTGGGLKVIRVLLLYLQSKREIHRYIHPNVIQPIKLGKHVLSERVVDGIWAFFSAYFFVFVICWLGSIACGMETFDALNAVIATLNNLGPALGNVSSNFTQVPDSAKLVLTFAMVCGRLEVFTLLVILSPVFWKD, encoded by the coding sequence ATGCAATTTTTTTCCATTATTCGTATTGTCGGCATTTTAGTGATGTGCTTTTCGTTCACAATGCTTGTGCCGGCAACGGTTGCCCTGATCTATGGTGATGGCGGTGGGCGAGCCTTTTTAGAAGCCTTTGTGCTGAATTTTTTAGTCGGCACACTGCTTTGGTGGTTGTGTCGCCATAACAAAAATGAGCTACGATCTCGAGAAGGTTTTTTAATTGTGGTGCTGTTCTGGGTAGTGCTAGGGCTACTGGGGGCTGTGCCTTTTATTATTTTAGAAAATCCTGATCTCAACGTAGTGGAATCGATTTTTGAATCTTTTTCCGGCTTAACTACCACAGGGGCAACGGTGATTACAGGGCTAGATAGTCTCCCGAAAGCGATTTTGTTCTACCGCCAATTCTTACAATGGCTCGGCGGAATGGGGATCATCGTATTAGCGGTAGCAATTATCCCATTACTGGGTATTGGTGGAATGCAGCTCTACCGTGCCGAAATGCCAGGTCCGCTTAAAGAGCAAAAGATGCGACCTCGCATTGCCGAAACGGCTAAGGCACTATGGCTCATTTATTTAAGTTTAACCTTATTGTGTGCTTTTGTTTTTTGGCTGGCTGGAATGAGTGCTTTTGATGCGATTTCACATAGCTTTTCTACCGTTTCGATTGGCGGATTTTCCACTCACGATGCCAGTATCGGCTATTTCAACAGCCCGGTGATTAACTATATTACTGTCTTTTTCTTACTGCTTTCCGCTTGTAACTTTGCTTTGCATTTTGCAGTAATTGACCGCTTGCGTGATAAGCAATCCAGAAAAAGAGGGGATATCCTAAGTCGTCTTTACTGGGGGGATTATGAATTCCGCTTCTTCTTAATTGTGCAATTTGGACTGTTTTTGATTTGTACAACAGTGCTGATGGCGTACAGTTATTTTGATACCGCTTCGGTAACTATTAGCCAAGCGTTGTTTCAATCGGTTTCAATTTCTACCACCGCAGGTTTTACCACCAATGATTTCAGCCAATGGTCTTCTTTTTTACCGACTTTATTGGTGCTTGCCTCGTTTATTGGTGGTTGTGCCGGCTCAACAGGTGGTGGTTTGAAAGTAATCCGTGTGTTACTGCTTTATTTACAAAGTAAGCGAGAAATCCATCGTTACATTCACCCGAATGTTATTCAACCAATCAAATTAGGCAAACACGTGCTTTCGGAACGTGTTGTGGACGGCATCTGGGCATTTTTCTCTGCTTATTTTTTTGTATTTGTGATTTGCTGGCTAGGTTCTATTGCCTGCGGAATGGAAACCTTTGATGCCTTAAATGCGGTTATTGCCACGCTCAACAACTTAGGTCCTGCATTAGGTAATGTGAGTAGCAACTTCACCCAAGTACCGGACAGTGCAAAATTAGTGCTCACTTTTGCGATGGTATGCGGGCGTTTGGAAGTATTTACTTTACTGGTTATTTTAAGCCCTGTATTTTGGAAAGACTAA
- the hemG gene encoding menaquinone-dependent protoporphyrinogen IX dehydrogenase produces MKTLILYFTTDGQTKKIAERLADSITHDVELISLKDQAVDFGEKIANADQIVIGASIRYGHFNPLVYQFVEQHYVVLNQKKTAFYGVNLTARKANRNTPETNTYIRKFLAKIKWQPTQVEVFAGALFYPRYNLFDRVMIRFIMKITKGETDTSKEYEYTDWQKVESFGEKLNFQ; encoded by the coding sequence ATGAAAACCTTAATTCTCTATTTTACGACCGATGGTCAAACAAAAAAGATTGCCGAACGATTGGCAGATAGCATTACGCACGACGTTGAGTTGATTTCTCTGAAAGATCAAGCGGTCGATTTTGGTGAAAAAATTGCAAATGCCGATCAAATTGTGATTGGTGCTTCCATTCGCTATGGGCATTTTAACCCGCTGGTTTATCAGTTTGTGGAACAGCATTATGTGGTGTTAAATCAGAAGAAAACAGCTTTTTATGGCGTAAATCTGACCGCTCGTAAAGCGAACCGCAATACGCCGGAAACCAATACCTACATTCGAAAGTTCCTCGCTAAAATCAAATGGCAACCAACACAGGTGGAAGTGTTCGCCGGAGCGTTATTCTATCCACGATACAATCTGTTCGACCGTGTGATGATCCGCTTTATTATGAAGATCACCAAAGGCGAAACGGATACCAGCAAAGAGTATGAATATACGGATTGGCAAAAAGTGGAGAGTTTTGGTGAAAAATTAAACTTTCAGTGA